Proteins encoded together in one Gemmatimonadota bacterium DH-78 window:
- a CDS encoding sulfocyanin-like copper-binding protein — translation MKRSAFSTALFLGLAACGGSDSAETEAPAATEAPAATEAPAAASGEMTMPSWYAMDGNNVTLDITAGSTDRGNYWNYNGSQFGEMTITVPVGANVTVNFSNNDPNMAHSLGISEGFETAPAMVDPVAVFDGAITSNPTSMTEGTMPGTSETISFVASEAGEYVMVCYVAGHAVSGMWVKFVVSADGEAGVTGAM, via the coding sequence ATGAAGCGTTCTGCCTTCAGCACCGCCCTCTTCCTGGGCCTCGCCGCCTGTGGCGGGTCCGACTCCGCCGAGACCGAGGCTCCGGCCGCCACCGAGGCCCCGGCGGCCACCGAGGCTCCGGCTGCTGCTTCGGGCGAGATGACCATGCCCTCCTGGTACGCCATGGACGGCAACAACGTCACGCTCGACATCACCGCCGGTTCGACCGATCGCGGCAACTACTGGAACTACAACGGCTCGCAGTTCGGCGAGATGACGATCACCGTGCCCGTGGGCGCGAACGTGACCGTCAACTTCTCGAACAACGACCCGAACATGGCGCACTCGCTCGGCATCTCCGAGGGCTTCGAGACCGCCCCCGCCATGGTGGATCCGGTCGCCGTGTTCGACGGTGCCATCACCTCGAACCCGACCAGCATGACCGAGGGCACGATGCCCGGCACGTCCGAGACGATCAGCTTCGTCGCTTCGGAGGCCGGTGAGTACGTGATGGTCTGCTACGTGGCCGGCCACGCCGTCAGCGGCATGTGGGTGAAGTTCGTGGTGTCCGCCGATGGTGAGGCGGGCGTCACCGGCGCGATGTAA